One segment of Halomonas sp. TD01 DNA contains the following:
- a CDS encoding sensor domain-containing diguanylate cyclase codes for MSKHHSLLQSFGALLVLDNDSRRIQAISSNFAVLLGVSLPEGRFPTLSSVLGKRLSQRVRYELQGQQRLPGPLTFKCPARPNRFQLHAYRAGTHVLIEIEPLNTLGKQRLLGTVNERLMRLAEATHQEELLDYLVMAVQELTGHDRVSVCHFDSDWHGLIVAESLATGRAQPGVELPVGRLPALLGQRFPAKDFPIALRRAYERHPVRLIQDVAAPGEDLLPKGMAVDVSDCFLRAPAPERQQYLQRLGVRGALSVAMQGDTGLWGLLFCHSTSAYPVTPPVRDAVRTLVQMATQRLLLLRARQEARYLQRVQDSLVLSTNNRLKPQGPYQLFTEHADTWKALFRANGVALWVKGSVYQSGNTPKPEVISQLVTRIEKAHIHSGPWCTQETAKEPLTSSLDVLEQSGVLAVPLPTDPAQRGWLMFFRPEQVETLYWAMQPSSAPLPPMMMSPSDAWCEEVTGKSEAWQRVERLAAMDLGEDLTLAISAYEISTLNMHLERERKALAEANQRLEQLAHFDPLTQVWNRYRIEQAIDAELVAAKRYGAAFALLLFDVDHFKQINDTLGHSVGDDVLVSLARMVESSLRGCDHLGRWGGEEFVVLATHSSMEAAEGLAERLRGLVATLQVNGLDQPITVSIGVAVWQPDDNCKTIIARADAAMYRAKRNGRNRVEIAEKTVQ; via the coding sequence GTGTCGAAGCATCACTCGCTACTACAGTCGTTCGGTGCATTACTGGTGCTCGATAACGACAGTCGGCGTATACAGGCGATTAGTAGCAACTTTGCTGTACTGCTGGGGGTAAGCCTTCCAGAAGGGCGTTTCCCGACGCTATCCAGCGTTCTAGGGAAGCGCTTAAGCCAGCGCGTACGCTACGAGCTACAAGGTCAGCAGCGTTTGCCGGGGCCGCTCACCTTTAAATGTCCCGCCCGACCAAATCGCTTCCAATTGCATGCCTACCGGGCAGGTACGCACGTATTAATTGAGATAGAACCCCTTAACACGCTTGGTAAACAGCGCTTGCTTGGCACCGTGAACGAACGCCTGATGCGTCTAGCGGAAGCTACGCATCAAGAAGAGCTGCTCGATTATTTGGTAATGGCCGTGCAAGAGTTAACGGGTCATGACCGAGTGTCGGTGTGTCATTTCGATAGTGATTGGCACGGGTTAATCGTGGCCGAATCGTTAGCTACAGGCCGTGCTCAGCCAGGTGTCGAGCTGCCGGTAGGCCGTTTGCCTGCCTTATTAGGACAGCGCTTTCCCGCCAAGGACTTTCCTATTGCGCTTCGGCGCGCCTACGAGCGCCATCCGGTGCGGCTGATCCAAGATGTTGCAGCACCTGGTGAGGATTTGCTGCCGAAGGGCATGGCGGTGGATGTGAGCGACTGCTTTTTACGAGCGCCTGCCCCCGAGCGGCAGCAGTACTTGCAACGCCTTGGTGTGCGCGGTGCATTAAGCGTGGCCATGCAGGGCGATACCGGCCTTTGGGGGCTGTTATTTTGTCATTCGACATCGGCGTACCCCGTGACGCCGCCTGTGCGCGACGCGGTACGCACCTTGGTGCAAATGGCCACACAACGGCTGTTGCTGCTAAGAGCCCGCCAAGAAGCGCGCTATTTGCAGCGCGTACAAGATAGCTTGGTGCTTTCAACCAATAACCGCTTAAAGCCTCAGGGGCCTTATCAGCTGTTTACTGAGCATGCCGATACATGGAAGGCGCTCTTTCGTGCTAATGGTGTTGCGTTATGGGTGAAAGGCAGTGTCTATCAATCAGGCAATACGCCCAAGCCGGAGGTAATCAGCCAGTTGGTCACGCGGATTGAAAAAGCCCACATCCATAGTGGGCCGTGGTGTACCCAGGAGACAGCCAAAGAGCCGCTAACATCCTCCTTAGACGTGCTAGAGCAGAGTGGTGTGCTGGCCGTGCCGCTGCCTACCGACCCTGCTCAGCGTGGTTGGCTGATGTTTTTTCGTCCTGAACAAGTGGAAACGCTCTACTGGGCGATGCAGCCCTCTTCAGCACCTCTGCCGCCCATGATGATGTCGCCTTCTGACGCGTGGTGCGAGGAGGTCACTGGAAAAAGTGAAGCCTGGCAACGGGTTGAGCGGCTAGCCGCGATGGATTTGGGAGAGGATTTAACACTGGCCATTTCTGCCTATGAGATCAGTACGCTCAATATGCACCTGGAGCGCGAGCGTAAAGCGCTGGCCGAGGCAAATCAGCGGTTAGAGCAGTTGGCACATTTTGACCCGCTCACTCAGGTGTGGAACCGCTACCGCATCGAGCAGGCTATTGATGCAGAGCTGGTTGCAGCAAAGCGCTACGGAGCGGCTTTTGCGCTGTTATTATTCGACGTCGACCATTTTAAACAGATCAATGACACCCTCGGCCACAGCGTGGGTGATGATGTATTGGTTTCGCTAGCACGTATGGTGGAAAGCTCACTGCGTGGCTGTGATCATTTAGGGCGCTGGGGCGGTGAAGAGTTCGTAGTATTGGCGACTCACTCCAGTATGGAAGCCGCAGAGGGGCTCGCTGAACGCTTGCGTGGTCTAGTGGCCACGCTTCAGGTAAATGGCTTGGATCAACCCATTACGGTCAGCATCGGCGTAGCCGTATGGCAACCCGATGACAACTGTAAAACTATCATCGCCCGGGCCGATGCGGCGATGTATCGAGCTAAACGCAATGGGCGTAATCGTGTTGAAATCGCTGAAAAAACCGTGCAGTGA
- a CDS encoding Crp/Fnr family transcriptional regulator has product MDQDKSCIISHFSHYCSLTEEEKALLNALEESPTDIKAGALLWEVDSPANEFCTLRSGWAYSYRHLENGDRQILEVFLPGDIIGLREFAFSKRLENVRMITDGVVCHFPHKRMLDLFRQSLTLTSVMFAIGSRHQALLTERLVNLARRSARQKMAHFLHEMYLRLRQTNRDISGQFRLPLSQEQLADILGLSPVHVSRTFSALSEDGLVFRDRHNVTIPDLKALATEGEFDDCYLTDNVRPLLISA; this is encoded by the coding sequence GTGGATCAGGATAAAAGCTGCATTATTAGCCACTTCAGTCACTACTGCTCACTAACCGAAGAAGAAAAAGCGTTACTGAACGCATTGGAAGAGAGCCCTACCGATATCAAAGCAGGGGCACTGCTGTGGGAGGTGGACTCACCCGCGAATGAGTTCTGCACCCTACGCAGTGGCTGGGCTTACTCCTATCGCCATTTAGAAAACGGTGACCGGCAGATTCTGGAAGTGTTTTTACCTGGCGATATTATTGGTTTACGGGAGTTTGCGTTTTCCAAACGGCTGGAAAATGTGCGCATGATCACTGATGGAGTCGTCTGCCATTTCCCCCATAAGCGCATGCTAGACCTGTTTCGTCAGTCACTGACGCTCACCTCGGTAATGTTCGCTATTGGCAGCCGCCACCAGGCACTACTAACGGAGCGGCTGGTTAACTTAGCGCGACGCAGCGCTAGGCAAAAAATGGCCCACTTTCTCCATGAAATGTACCTGCGCTTACGCCAAACCAACCGTGACATCAGCGGACAGTTCCGCTTGCCACTTTCTCAGGAACAATTAGCCGATATTCTAGGTTTAAGCCCGGTTCATGTGAGCCGAACCTTTAGTGCACTGAGTGAAGATGGCTTGGTGTTCCGTGACCGCCATAACGTCACTATTCCCGATTTAAAGGCACTGGCTACCGAAGGGGAATTCGACGACTGCTATTTAACCGATAACGTCAGGCCGCTACTTATTAGCGCCTGA
- a CDS encoding OmpA/MotB family protein: MLDRDSRHALELPTVSGEGDEGWLTSYLDVLTLLITLFVLLLALTPPGGGEAFDSDRMRSASAVTSLPLASLATGIHPRHSGLKPRMAELDIPGVSVSQGEEGVTLRIDDSLLFPSGDAVLTPQGQDVLESLLAVLASFEGQISVEGHTDNIPIATSRFPSNWELSVGRAIAVVRHLERQGVAISRMRAVGYADTQPMESNATSEGRSANRRVELLLRQQTEG; this comes from the coding sequence ATGCTAGATCGTGATTCACGGCACGCGCTGGAATTGCCTACTGTGTCAGGCGAGGGCGATGAAGGCTGGCTAACGAGCTACTTAGACGTGTTAACGCTGCTAATCACGCTGTTTGTCCTACTGCTTGCGTTGACGCCGCCGGGAGGAGGGGAAGCCTTTGACAGCGATAGAATGCGCTCGGCAAGTGCCGTCACCTCGCTCCCGTTGGCCAGCTTGGCAACCGGTATTCATCCCCGACACAGTGGCCTGAAGCCGCGGATGGCGGAGCTTGATATCCCCGGGGTTAGTGTCTCTCAAGGAGAAGAAGGTGTTACGCTGCGCATCGACGACAGCTTGCTTTTTCCTAGCGGTGACGCCGTACTAACGCCCCAGGGGCAAGATGTGTTAGAAAGCCTTCTGGCAGTGTTAGCGTCCTTTGAAGGCCAAATTTCAGTAGAAGGGCATACGGATAATATTCCCATTGCCACCTCACGCTTCCCCTCAAATTGGGAGCTCTCGGTAGGACGCGCTATTGCGGTTGTCCGGCATCTTGAGCGCCAGGGAGTCGCTATTTCACGTATGCGGGCAGTCGGTTACGCCGATACCCAACCCATGGAAAGTAACGCAACGTCAGAAGGCAGGTCTGCCAACCGACGCGTCGAACTGCTGTTAAGGCAGCAGACTGAGGGGTAA
- the uvrA gene encoding excinuclease ABC subunit UvrA, producing the protein MDSILVRGARTHNLKQIDVELPRDKLIVITGLSGSGKSSLAFDTLYAEGQRRYVESLSTYARQFLSMMEKPDVDHIEGLSPAISIEQKSTSHNPRSTVGTITEIYDYLRLLFARAGTPRCPEHGEELEAQTISQMVDQVMNLAEGTKLMLLAPVVKGRKGEHLQLLAELRAQGFVRVQIDGQVLELDDIAPLDKRKKHDISVVVDRFKVRDDIAQRLAESFETAINLADGTAMVHFMDGDQEDLAFSSRFACPVCGYSLSELEPRMFSFNNPAGACPTCDGLGVQQYFDPDKLISHPELSLAEGVIKGWDRRNIYYFTQLQALAKHYQFELETPWVELASHEREIILNGSGSEQIPFVYVGDRGRKVTREHAFEGVLPNMQRRYRETESNMVRDDLAKYIAVQPCATCGGSRLRKESRHVFVDDHNIADIVHLPIGEAWRYFAELSLPGRKGEIADKIVNEIHARLEFLVNVGLDYLNLERSADTLSGGEAQRIRLASQIGAGLVGVMYILDEPSIGLHQRDNDRLLKTLERLRDLGNTVIVVEHDEDAIRAADHVLDIGPGAGVHGGEIVAQGTPQDVMDNPNSLTGQYLSGTREIAVPPYRIPGNPEKQLVVSGATGNNLQDVTISLPLGLFIAITGVSGSGKSTLINGTLMPIAARELNRATTLTPAPYRKIEGLDQLDKVIDIDQSPIGRTPRSNPATYTGIFTPIRELFAGTQEARSRGYKPGRFSFNVKGGRCEACQGEGMIKVEMHFLPDIYVPCDVCKGKRYNRETLDIHYKGKTIHEVLAMTVEDALEFFSPVPAIARRLQTLLDVGLSYIRLGQSATTLSGGEAQRVKLARELAKRDTGKTLYILDEPTTGLHFEDIRQLLTVLHRLRDHGNTIVVIEHNLDVIKTADWIIDLGPEGGSGGGQIIAEGTPEQIAKQSISHTGHFLAPLLKRGNRAKKTS; encoded by the coding sequence ATGGACAGCATTCTGGTCAGGGGTGCACGCACCCACAACCTCAAGCAGATCGATGTGGAGCTGCCCCGCGACAAACTTATCGTGATTACCGGCCTTTCTGGTTCAGGTAAATCGTCGCTGGCGTTCGATACGCTCTACGCTGAGGGACAACGCCGCTATGTGGAATCGCTTTCCACCTATGCGCGTCAGTTCCTTTCGATGATGGAAAAGCCCGATGTGGATCACATCGAAGGGCTTTCGCCTGCGATCTCTATTGAGCAGAAATCCACTTCCCACAACCCCCGCTCTACCGTCGGCACGATTACCGAAATTTATGATTACCTGCGCCTACTGTTCGCTCGGGCAGGCACGCCTCGTTGCCCTGAGCACGGGGAAGAACTGGAAGCGCAAACCATTTCACAGATGGTCGACCAAGTTATGAACCTGGCCGAGGGCACCAAGTTAATGCTGCTGGCGCCGGTGGTGAAAGGTCGCAAAGGGGAGCATCTGCAGCTACTCGCAGAGCTGCGGGCTCAAGGCTTCGTCAGGGTACAGATTGACGGCCAAGTGCTAGAACTTGACGACATTGCCCCCCTGGACAAGCGCAAAAAGCACGATATCAGCGTGGTCGTTGACCGTTTTAAAGTGCGCGATGATATTGCCCAGCGTCTGGCAGAATCGTTTGAAACCGCGATCAACCTCGCCGACGGTACGGCGATGGTCCACTTTATGGATGGCGATCAGGAAGACCTCGCCTTTTCATCACGCTTTGCCTGTCCGGTCTGCGGCTATTCGCTTTCTGAGCTTGAGCCGCGGATGTTTTCGTTCAACAATCCGGCAGGTGCCTGCCCCACCTGTGATGGCCTAGGCGTTCAGCAGTATTTTGATCCCGATAAGCTGATTAGCCATCCTGAGCTATCGCTAGCGGAAGGCGTGATTAAAGGCTGGGATCGTCGCAACATATATTACTTCACCCAACTGCAGGCGCTCGCCAAGCATTACCAGTTTGAGCTTGAAACGCCGTGGGTTGAGCTGGCCAGTCATGAGCGTGAGATTATTTTAAACGGTAGTGGCAGCGAACAGATTCCCTTTGTGTATGTGGGTGACCGTGGCCGCAAGGTGACCCGCGAGCACGCCTTTGAAGGCGTACTGCCCAATATGCAGCGTCGCTATCGGGAAACCGAGTCCAACATGGTGCGTGACGATCTAGCCAAGTATATCGCTGTGCAGCCCTGCGCCACCTGTGGCGGCTCGCGGTTGCGCAAAGAGTCACGTCATGTATTTGTCGATGACCATAACATTGCCGATATCGTGCATTTGCCTATCGGTGAAGCGTGGCGCTACTTTGCCGAGCTTTCCCTACCAGGCCGCAAAGGTGAAATTGCCGATAAGATTGTTAACGAAATTCATGCCCGTCTGGAGTTTTTGGTCAATGTAGGGCTGGACTATCTGAACCTTGAGCGCAGTGCTGACACGCTTTCAGGTGGTGAAGCCCAGCGAATTCGCCTCGCCAGTCAAATCGGCGCGGGACTAGTGGGCGTCATGTATATTCTTGACGAGCCCTCTATCGGCCTTCACCAGCGAGATAACGACCGCTTGTTGAAAACTTTGGAGCGCCTGCGAGATTTAGGCAACACGGTGATTGTCGTCGAGCATGACGAAGACGCAATTCGCGCGGCTGACCATGTTCTAGATATCGGCCCAGGTGCAGGTGTCCATGGCGGTGAAATCGTCGCTCAGGGCACCCCTCAAGATGTGATGGACAACCCCAATTCGCTGACGGGCCAGTACTTGTCGGGGACACGGGAAATTGCTGTCCCTCCCTACCGTATTCCTGGTAACCCTGAAAAACAGTTGGTGGTAAGCGGCGCGACTGGCAACAACTTGCAGGACGTCACCATCAGCCTGCCGCTAGGGCTATTTATCGCTATCACCGGCGTCTCAGGCTCAGGTAAATCAACGCTGATTAACGGCACTCTGATGCCCATCGCCGCCCGTGAGCTAAACCGTGCCACCACGCTCACTCCCGCTCCTTATCGAAAAATAGAAGGGCTGGATCAGCTTGATAAAGTGATCGATATCGATCAGAGCCCCATCGGCCGTACGCCGCGCTCAAATCCAGCCACCTACACCGGTATTTTCACACCGATTCGCGAGCTGTTTGCGGGCACCCAGGAAGCACGTTCGCGGGGCTACAAGCCAGGCCGCTTCAGCTTTAACGTTAAAGGCGGCCGCTGCGAAGCGTGCCAAGGCGAAGGCATGATCAAGGTAGAGATGCACTTTCTGCCGGATATTTATGTGCCATGCGATGTGTGTAAAGGCAAACGCTACAACCGCGAAACGCTGGATATTCACTATAAAGGCAAAACGATCCACGAAGTGCTAGCCATGACGGTAGAGGACGCTCTGGAATTCTTTAGTCCAGTGCCTGCTATCGCTCGCCGTTTGCAGACCCTGTTGGATGTGGGCCTCTCCTATATTCGCCTAGGGCAAAGTGCCACTACCCTCTCTGGCGGCGAAGCGCAGCGTGTCAAATTAGCCCGTGAGCTAGCCAAGCGGGACACCGGCAAAACGCTTTATATCTTGGATGAACCCACCACCGGCCTGCATTTCGAAGATATTCGCCAGCTACTCACGGTACTCCACCGCCTGCGTGACCACGGCAATACCATTGTGGTGATCGAGCACAACCTGGACGTCATCAAAACGGCTGACTGGATTATTGATCTTGGCCCGGAGGGTGGCTCTGGCGGTGGGCAGATTATTGCCGAAGGCACCCCTGAACAGATTGCCAAGCAGAGCATTTCCCACACCGGACACTTCCTGGCACCGCTGTTAAAACGCGGTAATCGTGCCAAAAAAACGTCCTGA
- a CDS encoding adenosylcobalamin-dependent ribonucleoside-diphosphate reductase, whose amino-acid sequence MSTAAKAMKTSNDVPLQVPSKDIWDAKYRLKDRHSQPVDQDVGATFERVARALAAVEGDNANEWLPKFRWALENGAIPAGRILSNAGAEAYKPAVSLINCTVSRTIRDSMRDILDSVVDAGMTLKSGAGIGYDFSTLRHKGAFVFGAGAGTNGPLAFMDIYDKMCFTVASAGGRRGAQMGTFDVGHPDVREFIQAKREAGRLRQFNLSLLITDEFMEAVKHNADWPLAFPLHPGEKDDVKAGDLIYRDWPVIEEGYTVDDQGRVACRVVEVIKARELWDTIMSSTYDYAEPGFILIDQVNRMNNNWFCEDIRATNPCGEQPLPPEGACLLGSVNLTKFVIEPFSDKPRFDWERYRKVVAIFTRMLDNVVEIAGLPLPQQQREIEAKRRHGMGFLGLGSTMTMLKIPYGSQASLAFTEEVSRHLALEGWKQALELSKEKGMAPVLEQEHTITPKMMRERPQLAADGYEVGDKVPGRILHARYSQYMAKVAELDPELVTQLAEHGARFTHHSSIAPTGTISLSMGNNASNGIEPSFSHRYFRNIIQSGKKTKEQVEVVSFELAAYRHFIAADAVESDLPDYFITADSVTPEQHVAVQAAAQQWIDSAISKTVNVPTEFPFEKFQDLYLQAYESRLKGCTTFRFNPEAFQGVLVREDDLKNTTYVFELENGETLELTGDETVVYDGEEHNAANLFDALKEGTYGKW is encoded by the coding sequence ATGAGCACCGCAGCAAAGGCTATGAAGACTTCGAATGACGTCCCGTTACAGGTTCCATCAAAAGATATCTGGGATGCCAAATATCGGTTAAAAGATCGCCATAGCCAACCTGTTGATCAGGATGTGGGTGCCACCTTTGAACGCGTCGCGCGCGCGTTAGCGGCGGTTGAAGGCGACAACGCTAACGAATGGTTGCCAAAATTCCGTTGGGCATTAGAAAACGGCGCCATTCCTGCCGGACGAATCCTTTCCAACGCGGGCGCTGAAGCGTATAAACCCGCGGTTAGTCTGATTAACTGCACGGTGTCCCGCACTATCCGCGACTCTATGCGCGATATTCTCGACTCAGTCGTTGATGCAGGCATGACGCTGAAGTCGGGTGCGGGTATTGGCTACGATTTTTCGACGCTGCGCCATAAAGGCGCGTTTGTGTTTGGCGCTGGCGCGGGCACTAACGGGCCGCTGGCGTTTATGGATATCTACGACAAAATGTGCTTCACCGTGGCATCCGCAGGCGGCCGCCGAGGCGCCCAGATGGGTACCTTCGACGTTGGCCATCCGGATGTTCGCGAGTTTATCCAGGCTAAGCGGGAAGCCGGTCGCCTGCGCCAGTTCAACCTGAGCCTGTTGATTACCGACGAATTTATGGAAGCAGTGAAACATAACGCCGATTGGCCGCTGGCGTTTCCATTGCACCCTGGTGAAAAAGACGATGTAAAAGCGGGCGATTTGATTTACCGCGACTGGCCCGTCATTGAAGAGGGTTATACGGTAGATGACCAAGGCCGCGTGGCTTGCCGTGTCGTTGAAGTTATTAAAGCTCGCGAGCTATGGGACACCATTATGTCCTCGACTTACGACTACGCCGAACCTGGGTTTATTCTGATTGATCAGGTCAATCGCATGAACAATAACTGGTTCTGCGAAGATATCCGCGCGACCAACCCGTGTGGTGAGCAGCCGCTGCCGCCGGAAGGTGCCTGTCTGCTCGGATCGGTCAACCTGACCAAGTTTGTGATTGAGCCGTTCAGCGACAAGCCGCGCTTTGATTGGGAGCGCTATCGCAAGGTTGTGGCAATCTTCACCCGCATGCTGGATAACGTCGTGGAAATTGCTGGCCTGCCACTGCCGCAGCAACAGCGCGAGATTGAGGCCAAGCGCCGCCACGGCATGGGCTTTTTGGGCCTTGGTTCAACGATGACCATGCTTAAAATCCCTTATGGCTCCCAAGCGTCGCTGGCCTTTACCGAAGAGGTCAGCCGCCACCTCGCTCTGGAAGGCTGGAAGCAAGCGTTAGAACTGTCTAAAGAGAAAGGCATGGCGCCTGTGCTTGAGCAAGAGCACACGATTACGCCTAAAATGATGCGCGAGCGTCCCCAGCTAGCGGCTGATGGCTATGAAGTGGGCGATAAAGTGCCTGGACGTATTCTGCATGCCCGCTATAGCCAGTACATGGCGAAAGTTGCTGAACTCGACCCCGAGCTGGTAACGCAGCTGGCGGAGCATGGCGCACGCTTTACCCACCACAGCTCTATTGCACCCACCGGTACGATTTCGCTGTCGATGGGTAATAATGCGTCTAACGGCATTGAGCCATCGTTCTCGCACCGTTATTTCCGCAACATTATTCAATCGGGCAAGAAAACCAAAGAGCAAGTTGAGGTTGTCTCGTTCGAGTTAGCCGCTTATCGTCACTTTATTGCCGCCGATGCGGTGGAAAGCGATTTGCCCGACTACTTTATTACCGCAGACTCGGTGACGCCCGAACAGCACGTGGCCGTTCAGGCGGCCGCGCAGCAGTGGATCGACTCGGCAATCTCTAAAACAGTTAACGTGCCGACAGAGTTCCCGTTCGAGAAATTCCAGGATCTCTACCTACAGGCTTACGAGAGCCGCTTGAAAGGTTGCACCACGTTCCGCTTCAATCCAGAAGCGTTCCAGGGCGTACTGGTACGTGAAGATGATTTGAAAAACACCACCTATGTGTTTGAACTGGAAAATGGCGAAACCTTAGAGCTGACTGGCGATGAAACGGTGGTTTACGACGGTGAAGAGCATAACGCCGCCAACCTGTTTGATGCCTTAAAAGAGGGCACCTACGGCAAATGGTAA